One genomic segment of Bombyx mori chromosome W, ASM3026992v2 includes these proteins:
- the LOC134201746 gene encoding craniofacial development protein 2-like, which translates to MTRLERLPQVAKVMKEYNIHILGLSETRWNGFGETQCDFGYSLLYSGKEEDATREYGVGMLLSRSANSSLLSWKPVSERIICARFSTRVRKVTVIQCYAPTNSASTDVKSQFYEQLGHTLKGIKKQDIVILMGDINAKMGNDNVDREYYMGQYGATLTINENGELFGDHGLVIGGTLFKHKECHKVTWISPDGKTKNQIDHVAISKTWRSSLLDVRNKRGADIDSDHHLVVAEVRLKIAVPHRKPDKAARKFNIRKLEDSNCREKFSLSLKNSFELLKEIEDEQMDETWDRIRGAYNKAAKEVLGYTNTKQEPWMSAELWAAIEKRQLLNTQILGSPSDAMLRREYSSMRLVIRKLARRDQRNAIDELADRAKLAAKR; encoded by the coding sequence ATGACTCGACTTGAACGGCTACCCCAAGTGGCTAAAGTCATGAAAGAATACAACATTCACATTCTTGGATTGAGTGAGACGAGATGGAACGGTTTTGGAGAAACGCAATGTGATTTTGGATACTCGTTATTGTACAGTGGTAAGGAAGAGGATGCGACCCGAGAGTATGGCGTGGGTATGCTGCTAAGCCGCAGCGCTAACAGTAGCTTACTCTCTTGGAAGCCAGTCTCGGAACGAATAATATGCGCCAGATTTTCGACACGAGTACGGAAGGTGACGGTGATACAATGCTACGCTCCCACTAACTCTGCTTCGACCGATGTAAAGTCACAATTCTACGAACAGCTGGGGCATACACTCAAAGGCATCAAGAAACAAGATATCGTGATTCTCATGGGCGACATAAATGCGAAGATGGGAAATGACAATGTAGACCGCGAATATTACATGGGACAATATGGGGCAACCTTAACTATTAACGAAAACGGAGAACTTTTCGGTGATCATGGTCTAGTTATTGGAGGTACCCTATTTAAGCATAAGGAATGTCATAAAGTTACTTGGATATCACCGGACGGAAAGACAAAGAACCAAATCGATCACGTAGCTATCAGTAAGACATGGCGCTCTTCTCTTCTTGATGTGCGAAATAAGCGTGGCGCAGACATTGACAGTGATCACCATCTGGTGGTAGCGGAAGTTCGTCTTAAAATAGCAGTTCCCCACAGAAAGCCAGATAAAGCAgctagaaaatttaatatccgAAAACTGGAAGATAGCAATTGCCGAGAGAAGTTCAGCTTATCTCTCAAAAATAGTTTCGAGCTGCTTAAGGAAATAGAGGATGAGCAGATGGACGAGACGTGGGACCGCATACGTGGTGCTTATAATAAAGCTGCTAAGGAAGTATTGGGGTATACCAATACAAAGCAAGAACCTTGGATGTCAGCAGAGCTTTGGGCAGCCATTGAGAAGAGGCAACTTTTGAACACTCAGATTTTAGGCTCCCCTTCAGATGCTATGTTGCGTCGGGAATACTCATCCATGCGATTAGTAATTAGAAAGCTGGCTAGGAGAGATCAGCGAAATGCAATCGATGAGCTAGCAGACCGAGCAAAATTGGCAGCCAAGAGGTAA